Proteins from a genomic interval of Thermoanaerobacterium thermosaccharolyticum DSM 571:
- the sufU gene encoding Fe-S cluster assembly sulfur transfer protein SufU, producing MSDLNQLYSEIIMEHYENSPNRRELENPTIKERGHNPLCGDDITLELKMNGDVIEDASFVGHGCAISQASTSMMCDLIKGKNKKEALKLVEKFIDMIHKKDVDLDELGDAQILQGVSDFPARVKCALLAWKTLEKII from the coding sequence ATGAGCGATTTAAATCAGCTTTACTCAGAGATAATAATGGAACACTATGAAAACTCACCAAATAGAAGAGAGCTGGAAAACCCTACGATAAAAGAGAGAGGCCACAATCCCCTCTGTGGTGATGACATAACGCTGGAGCTAAAGATGAATGGCGATGTGATAGAAGACGCTTCATTTGTGGGACATGGCTGCGCCATAAGCCAAGCTTCTACATCTATGATGTGCGATCTAATTAAAGGGAAAAATAAAAAAGAAGCCTTAAAATTGGTTGAGAAGTTTATCGATATGATTCACAAAAAAGATGTGGACCTTGACGAACTAGGAGATGCACAAATCTTGCAAGGTGTATCTGACTTTCCAGCCAGAGTGAAGTGTGCGCTACTGGCGTGGAAGACGCTAGAGAAGATTATATAG
- a CDS encoding glutaredoxin domain-containing protein has product MLSFIKDRSEFEDIRKTEDFFMLMFYSNKSQKSLEALDNLKKFSDKNKDVKVYALNASDVRDIHPEFGVTAVPALITFSGGKVQQVVYGIQTEDYYDRLLTTSSVKPSDGSKKYHRVVVYTSPSCPWCSATKSYLRQNNIPFREVDVTKNPGAAEELVRRSGQRGVPQTDIDGTIVVGFDKSRLNALLGIQG; this is encoded by the coding sequence ATGCTGAGTTTTATAAAAGATAGGAGTGAATTTGAAGACATAAGAAAAACGGAAGATTTCTTCATGTTGATGTTCTATTCAAATAAGTCACAAAAAAGTTTGGAAGCATTAGATAACTTGAAGAAATTCAGTGATAAAAACAAAGATGTAAAAGTCTATGCATTAAATGCATCAGATGTTAGAGATATTCATCCAGAATTTGGAGTTACTGCTGTTCCAGCACTAATTACTTTTAGCGGTGGGAAAGTGCAGCAGGTAGTCTACGGTATTCAGACGGAAGATTATTACGACAGATTGCTTACTACATCATCTGTAAAACCAAGTGATGGCTCTAAGAAGTACCACAGAGTTGTAGTATATACATCTCCATCATGTCCATGGTGCAGTGCTACAAAGTCGTATTTAAGGCAGAATAATATACCATTTAGAGAAGTTGATGTGACGAAAAATCCTGGTGCTGCTGAAGAGCTTGTAAGGAGAAGTGGACAGAGAGGCGTACCGCAGACAGACATTGATGGAACTATTGTGGTAGGCTTTGATAAGTCAAGATTAAATGCGCTTTTAGGTATTCAAGGATAA
- the sufC gene encoding Fe-S cluster assembly ATPase SufC, which translates to MKDTLLEIKNVKAEVDGKEILKGLNLTIKKGEIHAIMGPNGSGKSTLCNVIMGNPHYTVTDGEILFEGENIVNLKVNERAKKGIFLSFQSPEEIPGITVDNFIRTSLSAVTNKNMPMLQFAKSMKEKMDMLDMKPEYRTRYLNVGFSGGEKKKSEILQMAMLNPKLVMLDEIDSGLDIDALRVVAETVRKLKTDDMSILIITHYNRILDYLEPDVISVLANGRIVKEGDKNLAKELEKTGYESILDEVLS; encoded by the coding sequence ATGAAGGATACGTTGTTAGAAATAAAAAATGTTAAAGCAGAAGTGGACGGCAAAGAGATATTGAAGGGGTTAAATTTAACTATTAAAAAAGGTGAAATACATGCTATCATGGGGCCTAACGGCAGTGGGAAAAGTACCCTCTGCAATGTAATAATGGGAAATCCACATTACACAGTGACAGACGGCGAGATACTTTTTGAGGGGGAAAATATCGTAAACCTCAAGGTAAACGAAAGGGCAAAGAAAGGAATATTCTTGTCTTTTCAGTCACCGGAAGAGATACCGGGGATTACAGTAGATAATTTCATAAGGACTTCATTAAGTGCAGTTACAAATAAAAACATGCCTATGCTTCAATTTGCAAAAAGCATGAAGGAAAAAATGGATATGCTGGATATGAAACCGGAATACAGGACAAGATACTTAAATGTGGGTTTTTCTGGCGGTGAAAAGAAGAAAAGCGAGATTTTACAGATGGCCATGTTGAATCCTAAGCTGGTTATGCTAGATGAGATAGATTCTGGCCTTGACATAGATGCCTTAAGGGTTGTAGCTGAGACAGTCAGGAAGTTGAAGACAGACGATATGTCAATACTTATAATAACTCACTACAATAGAATACTGGATTATCTGGAGCCGGATGTTATCTCTGTCCTTGCAAATGGTAGAATCGTAAAAGAAGGAGATAAAAATCTTGCAAAGGAGCTTGAGAAGACAGGATATGAAAGCATCTTAGACGAAGTCCTGTCGTAA
- a CDS encoding co-chaperone GroES, with amino-acid sequence MEKIQPVNGNALIRLEDTEGDKKVGGIIIPRNAQEKLHEGIVEGLAAGSTDEISIGDRVIYKEFSGTKIKHGDVEYLIVPVDDIIAKYVDVDEI; translated from the coding sequence ATGGAAAAGATACAGCCAGTTAACGGCAATGCGCTGATAAGATTAGAAGACACAGAAGGTGATAAAAAAGTAGGTGGCATAATAATACCAAGGAATGCCCAAGAAAAGCTTCATGAAGGTATTGTGGAAGGACTTGCCGCCGGTTCCACTGATGAGATAAGCATAGGAGATAGGGTCATATACAAGGAATTTTCTGGCACAAAAATAAAGCACGGAGATGTTGAGTATTTGATAGTGCCAGTAGATGATATAATAGCTAAATATGTTGATGTTGATGAGATATAG
- a CDS encoding cysteine desulfurase, producing the protein MLDILKIKDDFPILKSSPHGKKLIYFDNAATTQKPTQVVEAVADYYKKYNANVYRSPHYLSTLSTESYEEARESVKRFINAKTSESIVFTRNATESINFIAYTWGLKHIGEGDVIVLTIAEHHSNILPWQMVAEKKGAKLKYVHLDEDSRLDLDEFKRTISEGHVKLVAVQHASNVLGIINPVDEIIDLSHRNGAKVLIDGAQSIPNMKIDVEKLGCDFYAFSGHKMLGPMGIGVLYIKEDLLDDVPPFLSGGEMIDEVFEDHSTFAPSPLKFEAGTPNVEGAYGLIKAIEYIEGIGLDNILKHEQELTEYALSKLVEIDYVKLYGPKNAENRTGIISFNVLNVHPHDVATILDQDGIAVRSGHHCCQPLMRYLGVPATVRASFYIYNDKSEVDAFVDGLKDVRKWFR; encoded by the coding sequence ATGCTTGATATTTTAAAGATAAAAGACGATTTTCCTATTTTAAAGTCATCTCCACATGGGAAAAAGCTCATCTATTTTGATAATGCGGCAACGACTCAAAAGCCAACGCAGGTTGTAGAGGCTGTTGCTGACTACTATAAAAAGTACAATGCCAATGTGTACAGAAGCCCTCACTATTTAAGCACTTTGTCGACAGAAAGCTATGAAGAAGCCAGAGAATCCGTAAAAAGGTTTATAAATGCGAAAACATCTGAGTCAATAGTTTTTACTCGCAATGCTACAGAGTCCATAAACTTCATTGCCTACACATGGGGGCTTAAACATATTGGCGAAGGAGATGTGATAGTATTAACGATAGCTGAGCATCACAGCAACATCCTTCCATGGCAGATGGTTGCGGAGAAAAAAGGTGCAAAGCTTAAGTATGTCCACCTTGATGAAGATTCTAGGCTTGATTTAGACGAGTTTAAAAGGACTATCTCAGAAGGGCATGTGAAATTAGTTGCAGTACAGCATGCATCGAATGTATTAGGCATAATAAATCCTGTGGATGAAATCATAGATTTGTCTCATAGAAACGGTGCAAAAGTCTTAATAGATGGTGCACAAAGCATACCGAATATGAAGATAGATGTAGAGAAGCTTGGATGCGATTTTTACGCATTTTCCGGTCATAAAATGTTAGGACCTATGGGAATAGGTGTGCTGTATATAAAAGAAGATCTGCTGGATGACGTTCCTCCATTTTTAAGTGGAGGAGAAATGATAGATGAGGTTTTTGAGGACCATTCTACATTTGCACCATCACCTCTTAAATTTGAGGCAGGGACCCCAAACGTAGAAGGCGCATATGGCCTTATAAAGGCGATTGAGTATATTGAGGGTATAGGGCTTGACAATATTTTAAAGCATGAGCAAGAGCTTACAGAATATGCACTAAGCAAATTAGTTGAGATAGACTATGTGAAACTGTACGGACCGAAAAATGCTGAAAATAGGACGGGCATAATATCTTTTAACGTTTTAAATGTCCATCCACATGACGTTGCCACGATACTTGACCAGGATGGCATAGCAGTAAGAAGCGGTCATCACTGTTGTCAGCCTCTCATGAGGTATTTAGGTGTTCCAGCTACAGTGAGGGCAAGCTTTTACATCTACAACGACAAAAGCGAAGTCGATGCATTTGTGGATGGATTAAAAGATGTTAGGAAGTGGTTTAGATGA
- the csx20 gene encoding CRISPR-associated protein Csx20 — translation MKKMFLIFSHSLTQSQREDAVSNFGIDEFVTLPDELKKIWASIPPEAKSIRLCVDKIAEWIKQNSSQGDYVLVQGDFGATLLIVDFCFENGLIPVYSTTARDADEKTFADGTVKVQRTFKHVRFRKYERWK, via the coding sequence ATGAAAAAGATGTTTTTGATTTTCTCTCATTCATTGACTCAAAGTCAAAGGGAAGATGCTGTTTCTAATTTTGGCATTGATGAATTTGTAACTCTTCCAGATGAACTTAAAAAAATATGGGCATCTATACCACCGGAGGCAAAATCTATACGCCTTTGCGTGGACAAGATTGCTGAGTGGATAAAGCAAAATTCCAGTCAAGGTGATTATGTTCTTGTGCAGGGTGACTTTGGAGCCACATTATTAATAGTAGATTTTTGCTTTGAAAATGGTTTGATACCCGTATATTCTACGACTGCAAGAGATGCAGACGAAAAAACATTTGCTGATGGCACTGTAAAAGTGCAGAGGACATTTAAACACGTCAGATTTAGAAAATATGAGAGGTGGAAGTGA
- the sufD gene encoding Fe-S cluster assembly protein SufD, translating into MIKSLDYNTIQELIKSSGSEEKELRVKGYEVFSKVPMPMWKRVKLDDVHIPYYKEYKSAIIKNEEQDGLVTDLITKALMDDDLNSLNTALKRNFGVDDKFKNMVLAFYNTGFSIRALPNSNIKLPIAVNYAVNGDDDTIIDLNLIIAERASNMTVMFDYSSEKRGFHNGLTVVIAKDGSNVNIVKIQRLSDDSSNFDNNIIITGNDASVRWTQVDLGSRVDAYDITAELEGTGSSAYLNSIFLGTKNQSHDMSYKVNHIAPRTESNVDVKGALKDTSKAVFRGNLDMKRGAKKAKGNESEVVLLLDKTVRSDAIPALWCSEDDVQANHSASAGQIDENKLYYMMSRGLSIDEAKLLMVEASFNPVIDTLPSDTMRESIRDYIGRRISG; encoded by the coding sequence ATGATTAAATCGTTAGATTACAATACAATACAAGAGCTTATAAAAAGCAGTGGAAGCGAAGAGAAAGAACTTAGAGTAAAGGGATACGAAGTTTTTTCAAAAGTGCCTATGCCTATGTGGAAGAGAGTGAAGCTTGATGATGTCCATATTCCTTACTACAAAGAATACAAAAGTGCAATAATAAAGAATGAAGAGCAAGATGGCCTTGTTACAGATCTTATAACAAAGGCTTTGATGGATGATGACTTGAACTCATTAAACACGGCCTTAAAACGGAATTTCGGCGTAGATGATAAATTTAAAAATATGGTATTGGCATTTTACAATACTGGATTCAGTATAAGGGCATTGCCTAATTCAAATATAAAATTGCCTATCGCGGTTAATTACGCTGTAAATGGTGACGATGATACGATAATAGACTTAAATCTCATAATAGCGGAGAGAGCATCAAACATGACAGTAATGTTTGACTACAGCTCTGAAAAAAGAGGGTTTCACAATGGATTAACCGTCGTCATAGCCAAAGATGGTTCTAATGTAAACATCGTAAAAATCCAAAGGCTCAGTGATGATTCTTCGAATTTTGACAACAATATAATAATAACAGGAAATGATGCATCAGTTAGATGGACGCAGGTTGATCTTGGTTCAAGAGTAGACGCATACGATATAACGGCCGAACTTGAAGGGACTGGTAGTAGCGCTTACTTAAACTCAATATTTTTAGGCACAAAGAATCAAAGTCATGACATGTCATACAAGGTAAATCACATAGCGCCCAGAACAGAAAGCAATGTTGATGTAAAAGGTGCCTTGAAGGATACGTCGAAGGCTGTATTTAGAGGAAACTTAGATATGAAGCGAGGCGCTAAAAAGGCAAAGGGAAATGAAAGCGAAGTAGTTCTTTTGCTTGATAAGACAGTTAGATCTGATGCTATACCTGCTCTTTGGTGTTCTGAGGACGATGTCCAAGCAAACCATTCTGCCAGCGCAGGACAAATCGACGAAAATAAGCTTTACTACATGATGTCAAGAGGTTTAAGCATTGACGAAGCAAAACTTTTAATGGTTGAGGCAAGTTTTAATCCTGTTATTGACACACTGCCAAGTGATACTATGAGGGAATCTATTAGAGACTACATTGGAAGGAGGATTTCGGGCTGA
- the csx2 gene encoding TIGR02221 family CRISPR-associated protein, with amino-acid sequence MATKFFSFLGTGKYVKCNYALNGIKIDAICYVQEALIDIFLKKGIKIDGIYIFKTKEATTANWISNAKYPNESGLFGVLKKYEGIVNTIEAVDIPSGEIEEELWDIFDKVLGKINYKDEIIFDITHSFRSLPVLALIILNYAKFVKKCEIKGMYYGAVEALGVPANEIEKKLKLEDRNAPIFNLTPFVNLLDWTVGIDRFIEDGDSRYINKLIEYGKGELLKKGMKDDKNILEKVGKSIQNYTNNVAVCRGKLVSSDGIELKEKIDFAFNISEKSYIKPMTPLIENIKNYFDNFTDDEDKNMIQVVKWCRDHNMIQQGLTILEEGIITYFCNKLGVDKCNQKIRDAISQAFYIKMNNPPKEKWKNEAKLYEDIVNKVLESENSDKFAKLIYNIKDFRNDINHAGWRDNSKPYKTFVKKLNTFIDDVEKIIE; translated from the coding sequence ATGGCAACAAAGTTTTTTTCATTTTTAGGGACAGGCAAATATGTCAAATGCAATTATGCGCTGAATGGCATAAAAATCGACGCCATTTGCTATGTTCAGGAAGCGCTTATAGATATTTTCTTAAAGAAAGGTATTAAAATAGATGGTATTTACATTTTCAAGACAAAAGAAGCGACTACAGCTAATTGGATTTCAAATGCAAAATATCCCAATGAAAGTGGGCTTTTTGGTGTGCTTAAAAAATACGAAGGCATAGTAAATACTATTGAAGCCGTAGATATCCCATCTGGGGAAATAGAAGAAGAACTTTGGGATATATTTGACAAAGTATTAGGAAAGATAAACTACAAAGATGAGATAATCTTTGACATAACGCATTCATTTAGATCACTGCCTGTCTTAGCACTTATAATATTGAATTACGCCAAATTCGTGAAGAAATGCGAGATAAAAGGCATGTACTACGGAGCAGTAGAGGCTCTTGGAGTGCCAGCAAATGAAATTGAAAAAAAATTAAAATTGGAAGATAGAAATGCGCCTATATTTAATCTCACGCCTTTTGTCAACCTTCTTGATTGGACAGTTGGAATCGATCGTTTCATAGAAGACGGCGACTCGAGGTATATAAATAAGCTTATAGAGTATGGGAAAGGCGAGCTTTTAAAAAAGGGTATGAAAGATGACAAGAATATATTAGAGAAGGTTGGTAAATCGATACAGAATTACACAAACAATGTGGCAGTTTGTAGAGGTAAATTGGTATCAAGCGATGGAATAGAGCTTAAGGAAAAGATAGACTTTGCTTTTAACATATCAGAAAAAAGCTACATAAAACCTATGACACCGCTTATAGAGAACATAAAGAATTACTTTGATAATTTTACTGATGATGAAGACAAAAACATGATACAGGTTGTGAAATGGTGCAGAGACCACAACATGATACAGCAAGGGCTTACGATACTGGAGGAAGGCATAATAACTTATTTCTGTAACAAACTTGGAGTTGACAAGTGCAATCAAAAAATCAGAGATGCTATAAGTCAAGCTTTTTACATAAAAATGAATAATCCTCCCAAAGAAAAGTGGAAAAATGAGGCAAAACTTTATGAAGATATTGTAAATAAAGTGTTAGAAAGCGAAAATAGCGATAAATTTGCTAAATTGATTTACAACATAAAAGATTTTAGAAACGATATAAATCATGCTGGATGGAGAGATAACAGCAAACCGTATAAAACTTTTGTAAAAAAACTTAATACCTTTATAGATGATGTAGAAAAAATTATAGAGTGA
- the sufB gene encoding Fe-S cluster assembly protein SufB has translation MKKTIVNDIDFSRYNIKNEVRYSYKTEKGISKKIVEEISERKNEPKWMRDFRLKSLEIYESKPMPTWGVDLSQLDINSIVAYLSPDTKMKNSWDEVPEDIRNTFEKLGIPEAEKKALSGVGAQYDSEVVYHSIKDNLAKQGVIFEDMDTALKKYPDIIKEYFMTKNVTPNDHKFAALHGAIWSGGTFVYVPENVKVEVPLQAYFRMNAPGTGQFEHTLIIADRGSEVRFIEGCSAPQYAVSNLHAGCVELFVKEGARLIYSTIENWSKNTYNLNTKRALVDKDGVIEWISGSFGSHKTMLYPCSVLRGKGAKSEYTGVTFAAKGQHLDTGSKMIHLAPYTSSKVLAKSISKDGGITNYRGLLKIGPNAEGAKASVQCEGLMIDEISRSDTMPIIEVLNDNVDIGHEAKVGRISDEQIFYLMTRGLSEDEARSMIVRGFVEPVAKSLPLEYAVELNRLIKLELEGTIG, from the coding sequence ATGAAAAAAACCATTGTAAATGACATAGATTTTTCCAGGTACAATATCAAAAACGAAGTTAGATACTCGTACAAGACAGAGAAGGGTATTTCTAAAAAAATTGTCGAAGAAATATCTGAGAGGAAAAACGAGCCAAAATGGATGAGGGATTTTCGCTTAAAATCTCTTGAAATATATGAAAGTAAACCTATGCCTACCTGGGGCGTTGATTTAAGCCAGCTTGACATAAATTCAATTGTGGCATATTTAAGCCCTGATACGAAGATGAAAAACTCATGGGATGAAGTGCCTGAAGACATACGAAATACGTTTGAGAAGCTTGGCATTCCTGAGGCAGAGAAAAAAGCGCTGTCCGGCGTTGGAGCACAGTACGATTCGGAAGTCGTGTACCACAGCATAAAAGATAATCTTGCTAAACAAGGCGTAATATTTGAAGATATGGATACGGCTTTAAAGAAGTACCCTGACATAATAAAAGAGTATTTCATGACTAAGAATGTTACACCAAATGACCACAAGTTTGCAGCCCTTCACGGTGCCATATGGAGCGGTGGAACATTCGTGTACGTCCCTGAGAATGTAAAAGTAGAGGTGCCGCTGCAAGCGTACTTTAGGATGAATGCACCTGGTACAGGTCAATTTGAGCACACCCTTATAATAGCTGATAGAGGAAGCGAAGTAAGATTCATAGAAGGGTGTTCAGCACCACAGTATGCAGTATCCAATTTACATGCAGGATGTGTTGAGCTTTTTGTAAAAGAAGGCGCAAGGCTTATATATTCAACGATTGAGAACTGGAGCAAGAACACGTACAACTTAAATACAAAGAGAGCACTGGTTGATAAAGATGGCGTAATAGAGTGGATATCAGGCTCATTTGGCAGCCACAAGACGATGCTTTATCCTTGTTCTGTCCTAAGAGGAAAAGGTGCTAAGTCTGAATACACGGGTGTAACATTTGCAGCAAAAGGTCAGCATTTAGATACGGGTTCAAAGATGATACATTTAGCACCGTACACATCATCAAAGGTGTTGGCAAAGAGTATTTCAAAAGATGGAGGAATTACAAACTACAGAGGGCTTTTAAAAATAGGTCCAAATGCTGAAGGTGCAAAGGCGTCTGTACAATGCGAAGGACTTATGATTGATGAGATATCGAGATCAGATACTATGCCTATTATAGAAGTATTAAATGACAATGTTGATATAGGACATGAGGCAAAAGTAGGAAGAATCAGCGATGAACAGATATTTTACCTTATGACGAGAGGTTTAAGTGAGGATGAAGCAAGGTCAATGATAGTTAGAGGATTTGTAGAGCCTGTGGCGAAGTCACTTCCACTTGAATACGCAGTTGAGCTTAATCGTCTTATAAAGCTTGAGCTTGAAGGCACAATCGGATAA
- a CDS encoding Cas10/Cmr2 second palm domain-containing protein, whose amino-acid sequence MYIDFADEKVRYEKLPGGYISWVDIVTGTNYCMKMDDYEKKFKKIVDDISIMGSDEIYEYLKNDVDEIPYIRPYKDKKDVKAPSLKDAATLAVCFAYAMDNSNDVRLEMYHHFFEIEKSQSESINTALKMVDMLALGGKFEDSIRNADIKIIKGGVYKTKKYIVENNDIKCLRGSSYLLDNINRVRIPDYFKRRFIPESIIYCGGGNVFAVVPDNDIDIDYDLERLYEDVTITAQSAFISYKTTLKDLLNDYKEVIRDCEEMLEDRKKLKLYLNVDPNCGDINKGIEDKDMVINEIMHKPIESGAKLICKFCNLRDAHYTIQTSEGEKGVCLSCLHKIEAGTHAKSGFHEDFQRMHLKKFGQGQYGGKKVQGLDEIGAFKNNGYMALIYGDGNNFGNIIKNIKNVYEMMYFSRKAESSAFKATLEAIRKGYEAEGEEIPFEVIELGGDDIFIITPAKSSLIMASKLIETFDKEFQNKSDINKSTNVTMSIGVAISKYSTPIRNMFELANKLLKKAKSYSKKMDNKIGTVSFAVLESNMYLELDRDKGSNYDFIHQGILNYTWIDMTKLINLVLKMKESKKMMKNHIYKLRDAASMMLPLEFKLFYMYDRSRSNIEDIEKGLVEIANGCFEEGLFRLSGENGMEYHSPWYDITEIWDYV is encoded by the coding sequence GTGTATATAGATTTCGCAGATGAAAAAGTTAGATATGAGAAACTTCCCGGTGGATATATAAGTTGGGTAGACATTGTTACTGGCACAAATTACTGTATGAAGATGGATGATTACGAGAAGAAGTTTAAGAAGATAGTAGATGACATTTCCATAATGGGCAGCGATGAAATATACGAGTACTTGAAAAACGATGTAGATGAAATACCGTACATTAGGCCATACAAAGACAAAAAAGATGTTAAGGCACCTTCTTTAAAAGATGCTGCTACGTTGGCCGTTTGCTTTGCATATGCCATGGACAATTCAAATGATGTAAGGCTCGAGATGTATCATCACTTTTTTGAGATAGAAAAATCTCAAAGTGAAAGCATAAATACCGCATTAAAAATGGTAGACATGCTTGCCCTTGGGGGAAAATTTGAAGATTCCATCAGAAATGCAGATATAAAGATAATAAAAGGCGGTGTATATAAGACAAAAAAGTATATCGTTGAGAACAATGATATAAAGTGCTTGAGAGGTTCTAGCTATCTTTTAGATAACATAAACAGAGTAAGGATACCTGATTACTTCAAAAGGAGGTTTATACCAGAAAGCATTATATACTGCGGTGGAGGAAATGTCTTTGCCGTGGTGCCTGATAATGATATTGATATAGATTATGATTTAGAAAGACTTTATGAAGATGTGACGATAACAGCTCAGAGCGCCTTTATATCGTACAAAACAACTTTAAAAGATCTACTGAATGATTATAAAGAAGTCATAAGAGATTGTGAAGAAATGCTGGAAGATAGGAAAAAGTTAAAGTTGTACTTAAATGTTGATCCTAATTGTGGTGATATAAATAAAGGAATAGAAGACAAAGACATGGTGATAAATGAGATAATGCACAAACCGATAGAAAGCGGAGCCAAATTGATATGTAAATTCTGTAATTTGAGAGATGCACACTATACAATTCAGACAAGTGAAGGGGAGAAAGGTGTATGCTTAAGCTGCCTTCACAAAATTGAAGCAGGAACTCATGCTAAAAGTGGATTTCATGAAGATTTTCAAAGAATGCATTTAAAAAAATTTGGACAAGGACAATACGGTGGCAAAAAAGTTCAAGGCTTAGACGAGATTGGGGCCTTTAAAAACAATGGATACATGGCTTTAATATACGGAGATGGCAATAATTTTGGAAACATAATAAAGAATATAAAAAATGTATACGAGATGATGTATTTTAGCAGAAAAGCGGAAAGTTCTGCTTTTAAAGCAACATTGGAGGCTATACGTAAAGGGTATGAGGCAGAGGGAGAGGAGATCCCATTTGAAGTTATTGAGCTTGGAGGCGATGATATATTTATAATAACCCCTGCAAAATCCAGTTTGATAATGGCATCAAAGCTTATTGAAACATTTGATAAAGAATTTCAAAACAAGTCGGATATTAACAAAAGTACAAATGTGACAATGTCTATTGGTGTTGCAATAAGCAAATATTCCACACCTATAAGAAACATGTTTGAATTGGCCAATAAGCTTTTGAAAAAAGCTAAATCATATTCAAAAAAGATGGACAACAAAATTGGGACTGTTTCATTTGCAGTTTTAGAAAGCAATATGTATTTGGAATTGGATAGGGATAAAGGCAGCAATTATGACTTTATACATCAAGGCATTTTAAATTACACGTGGATTGACATGACTAAGCTTATAAACTTGGTACTGAAAATGAAAGAAAGCAAAAAGATGATGAAAAACCACATATACAAACTTAGGGATGCTGCAAGCATGATGTTGCCATTGGAGTTTAAGCTTTTTTACATGTACGACAGGTCAAGGTCAAATATAGAAGATATTGAAAAAGGACTTGTGGAGATTGCCAATGGCTGTTTTGAAGAGGGTCTTTTTAGGCTTTCAGGTGAAAACGGCATGGAATACCACTCACCGTGGTATGACATTACTGAGATTTGGGATTATGTATAG
- a CDS encoding H-type small acid-soluble spore protein yields MKFERAEEIYNSPSNYEVIYDGNPVWINSLNPNKKSANIKFLNDNAVMDVPVGFLIEGKKLSS; encoded by the coding sequence ATGAAATTTGAAAGAGCTGAGGAAATATATAATTCTCCATCGAATTATGAAGTTATTTATGATGGCAATCCTGTATGGATAAATTCTCTAAATCCAAATAAAAAATCTGCCAATATCAAATTTTTAAATGATAACGCAGTAATGGATGTGCCTGTTGGTTTTTTAATAGAAGGAAAAAAGTTAAGCTCATAA